The segment TCTTTTTCTACGTAGAAAACCATTTCacttacaataaaaatttgataacgtTTACCTTTCCAAATAAAAGTAGCTATATACCTTTTGtagataaaatttgtaaattaacaAAGCTCTGGTGTATCACTGATATCACTGATATCACCTGGTGCTAAGTGACTAAGATACTAACGTCTATGACGAGAAGTTGCTTTGTGCGCACTTTTTAAATCGCAATCAACcatatctttatacgtaaTCTGAAATAGCTGTGGTCAAGCTTTCTTCCGTTTGTAATAACGTATTGCCATATGTGATAAAATTAATGGGAGGTTTGCAGCCACAGTATACTTCCGTTCGCAATCGAGATTATACATACACTTCAGTTTGCTTATTATagtaaaagtatttaaacgttCAAACAGCTAGGCACATATTTTCgttcttcttaatttttagTCAGAACAAGATAATTCTAGTGGAATTTTGTGCACACAATTGTAATTTCGGTTACGGTATACGATCATTTTTACTCGTCGATATATCAAAATGGAACGACGAAAGTACACGAATTACAGATACTTAAATTATATAGCGGAAGGTGTAGCTGAGTTAAAACTGTCACCAAAATTAGAACATGCCAAAAATATCAGTATCGAGAAAAAAAGCACGGTTCCTAATATCGCTCAAGGAAAACTTCTATCTTATACAAAATTCtctgaaaaagaaaacttAAATTCTCGATCGAAAtcaacaaaagaaaaaaacactTACAAAGACAAACCTCTAAGGACAACCGCAAATTTTATTGGGAAACCCTACTATAACGTAGGCTATCGTAGGAattgtttgttaaaattatcATTGCGAAGAAGAAAGATTTCGTATGAAAAAGTTTAGAACTGTGTAGAAAGGCATTGTTTCTGTTTCAGTTAGGAGAAAAGGGTTCTGGCTTCAGACCCCGAGCAGCGGTTCAAGATTTTAGCAAACTTAAGCAAGAATGTTTGGCTACGGGGACACTTTTCGAGGATCCCGAATTTCCAGCGGATGATTCATCGTTATATTTCTCGAAAAGGCCAGACAGATATATAGAATGGAAACGACCGATGGTAGGTCATCTTTATCTGTATCTCGAACTCTTTATAATTTACGATGTCATGTATCgtgtatctatattttttaagctatttttttttatttgtaccgTAATTGCAGAGTTCTAGAAAATATTACACAGAAAATATTCATCCAATTTGCTTCgatgttttctttcttcggcTGTAATTTTTGAGGCTGATAAAACTTTAATCGAGGACCAAGTATGCGATATCGTatcgtagaaataaaaatctgtaGGAAGCCAtcgatgatatataacgttgattAAGTGTCAAAATACTATTCAAGCTGTTTGCTTGTATCTTTATTTCATATTGCGTAATGTACATGGTTTAAAACATTTTCCCATTTCGATGTCACTTGTGTTTATGAAATTCTAATCTCCAAAGAAATCtccaaataaaattgtaaatgtaCAGATCCGATCTAGAGATAAAACGTAGTAAAGCGTCGACTACAAGGGGATGATGACGGTCTAATTACGTAGTCTTAACCAGgataattcttaatatttacatGGGAGTATTTGATTACAGGAAATCGCAGACAATCCTCAACTGTTCGTCGAGGGTTTTTCCAGATTCGACGTTCAGCAAGGCGAATTAGGAGATTGTTGGCTGCTGGCAGCAGTCGCGAATCTCACTATGGATGCCAATTTGTTTTTCCAAGTAGTCCCAGAAGACCAGAGTTTCGAAGAAAACTACGCCggtatatttcatttcaggTATTCCCACGGCTGATTATCATACTGCGTAGATTGAAAACGTTTATTCGGCTaaatctatatacatatatacgtattaacgttaAACAGATTCTGGCAGTACGGTAGATGGGTAGACGTGGTGATTGACGACAGATTACCGACCTACCGCGGCGAATTGGTATACCTGCATTCGGCTGAGATCAACGAATTCTGGAGTGCTCTTTTGGAAAAGGCGTACGCGAAGCTTCATGGGTCGTACGAAGCTTTGAAAGGCGGAACCACCTGTGAGGCCATGGAGGATTTTACGGGTGGTGTGACGGAAATGTATCAAATGGACCAAACCCCTCCAAATCTATTTAGTATTTTGCTAAAAGCTTACGAAAGGAACTCGCTAATGGGCTGCTCGATAGAGGTAGACCCGACGTTTCTTATCTTCTGTACTCATTGGACGAGCTTAATCAagctaattattattttagccTGATCCAAATATATTGGAAGCCGAGACGCCTCAAGGACTGATCAGAGGCCATGCTTACAGTATTACACGTGTCAAATATGTGGAGATTCAAACGCCAAACCAATTTGGGAAAATACCGCTACTTAGACTTAGAAATCCATGGGGTAACGAGGCAGAATGGAATGGTCCGTGGAGCGATCAGTAAGTTATTCATCAGATTGGGTGGTTAGCacccttgagagaaagttacTAACGAAAGATACCGAACGTAAGAAAAACTAACgttcccgtatcttcccgtagtagacaAAAATGTAAAGAACACTCGAAATAAAAGATGCTTGTTTggtctgaaggaccttagcCATGAAAATGCCAAGATTTACTTAAGAATATTGAAGGTACGCAGTAAGGATGTGTAGACATCTGCTTGCCATTTTGCTCTCGGTGTGCGGCTTGGTCTCTGATGTGGATTGAGATGTGGTTGATGTTACAGTCACGTAGACCTTTTCCGCGAAACTATTCGATTGAAGGACCGACGATACATTGTTAGGCCTGTCGGCACTTAGGCTTTTTCGCGATATTGTTTATAGTTTACCCGATATCTCTTAAGCCTctcgtccacgatactacaaaaATGAATGTTTGTTTAATAGATCACCGGAGTGGAGATTCATTCCCGATCATGAGAAGGAAGAGCTAGGCTTAACCTTCGACATGGATGGTGAATTTTGGATGTCATTCCAGGACTTTACGCGATATTTTACGCAACTAGAAATATGTAACTTGAATCCAGACTCGTTGACCGAAGACGATCTAAATGCCGGGAAAAAGAAATGGGAGATGAGCGTGTTCGAAGGGGAATGGGTACGCGGTGTTACGGCAGGAGGATGTAGGAACTTTTTAGGTAAATGTTCCTTTTCGTTAGTATTCGTCGTTCTTGTTATTCTAAAATACTAATAGATGTTATTTTTGATGTGGCTCGCAGAAACCTTCTGGCATAATCCGCAATACCGAATTACTCTCGAGTACCCAGATGAAGATGATGATAAATGTACAGTCATTGTTGCGTTGATGCAGAAAAATAGGCGAGCACAGAGAAGAATGGGTGCAGAATGTCTGACAATTGGATTTGCCATATACCATGTATGTACTTATGTAGAACTGATAATGTTAAAAAAGATCCATATCctagtaatttttaaatattcgtacAATTTTGTTACGGTTATGGGAAATAATATGCTGATTACAATGATTGTAAATATACAGTTGGAGTACCCCGAACGGTTACCCAAGCCATTGGACATTAATTTCTTCAAGTACAACGCGTCGGTTGCAAGATCGCCagcatttataaatttacgaGAAGTAACGTGCCGTTTCAAATTACCACCTGGTGTGTATTGCATAGTTCCAAGTACGTTTGACCCTAATGAAGAGGGTGAATTTTTGCTGAGAATATTCTCCGAAAATAAGAACAATATGGAGTAAGTAATCTCTTCCTTAAATcaaaaaagatgaaagaagagaggaggagagagaaagaagctaaaatattgatattaaaacTATATTCTTTCAGAGAAAATGACGATGAAGTTGGTGTTGGAGAAATTGATGATAGGGTAAGAGAGATAGTGTttgatatttgttttttaCACAGTCAATGTATCGCACAGTTGATTTACGTACACAGTCAGCATGATGATTAATCTTGTACAACTCATTAACACGCATTGTAATACAAATAATGAATTGAAAACCAGTTCATTATTTACACTATGCATTTGCATATTGATAATCTAAATCTAAACTGTTAAGCTTTTATAATGCTTTTAAAGAATATCGATGTTTACAGTATAGATCTACCATGTATGTGTTTGGTCCCAACTACCAATGTGTAACAAAATTGATCTAAGAAAATTTACTCGATGATCATGaatcttaattaataattcgtaACAATTCGCATGTTGACGTTGCTTGGCTTCTAGGTCATTAATCCCAAAGGTGATAACGAACACGAAGATGGAGATAAGGTAAGTAATGTGCACGCtaatatgtttttaattaaattcacacACTAGCAAGAtccaattacaatttttataacaaatgcAAATGCAACTAATGCAATATAGTAtgtctaataataattaataaaatctctGTGATATTGGACTTTATGAATTAtctttatatgtattattaaatttttatatttttatcttttcaagGTTCGAGAAGAACCAGATCCAGACCGTAATGCAGACAAAGTTcgagaatttttcaaaaagctCGCTGGTGACGATATGGAAGTGGATTGGATGGAGCTAAAggaaattttagattttgCAATGCGAAAAGGTATAgttatttttacttaatttgtttatattaGCCGCATATCAAAATAATTCAGTTACAGTAATACCAAAGACCACGTTATAagtaaaattgagaaaaatgtttcgcatttataatttatttcactatacaggtatttaaatataatcgaaATGTGTACATCTTATATAATTGCGGTTAATATCTGTTTATTATATGTACTATATAATGTACATGTACAGTATTGTATTTACTATATCACGCTACTCATGAAATAGTATTACacgtattgtatatatttttaagagaAAATTCTGTTAGAAATAagttattgattttatttaattgttacGGCTGTCTGCTTATTATTTAAGAAGAAAGCTTTTATACCTTTACTTTCTCACAATAAGCTTCCGAAATAATGCTTTTTTGTTTAATACCGTTTGCTGTTATTGACCATAGTAGAATTTACGTAATTACGCTTTTTCGTCATCAATCATTCATTCGTTTAAAATACTTTGTGGAAAGACACGCAAATAGCACAATGCATTCTGATTTCGTAGCACTTcgattaatttgttttcacGTGAATCAATTATATACTGTGTGAACGCTAATGCAACTCAAATTTCATTCGCGTAATTGTGCATGTTTTGTTTCTTGCTGTATAATTACTTCATACGTActatacataaatacatttGGGTCCACATGGGAGATAGAAATACCTCGAGTCCATATTATACTGTAATTAATTCACGTTCTGgttaaaattgtttcttaaCGTAACATGATACGACTAATAAACTGTTcgattagaattttttaattgacttCCAAATTAACATTTgttacgattaaaaatttcaagacAATTTAAAAGTGATAGAAATCTGGCAACATTTCTGGACAAAGCTTTTCTTTACATAAAAATCAAATGTACTGATAATACATACGATTTGTATacgaattaatgaaaatatctataatagtattaaaaatttgtgatTTTTAACATGTATATTGATCGATCTGACCCGaatgtacatatgtaaaatttaatgttaACATGTAGCTGTATGTTACGGGTAGAACTACCACAGTCGGCGCGTCGTAGTGAGGCTCATGCCCCTGAAACTGTACAAGGAAATGGTTCGTTTATCGACACTCTCATCTCACTGCTGTGCGGCATTGTTTGTAATAATGAACAGTACAGTAAGATTGTAGGTAAGGCATCGTCTAGTCTAGTACTTACATAGTACATACTTCACACTACAGGTCATACGTATGTAACATAGGAGACagatattttgaaacattAGGTCTTTTCAGAAGAAAAATGAGTTATTAGAACGCAATCGTAATTCTTccttttaacttttttaacaTCTCAATCCTCGATAATAGTActgcaaattttatattaagaaGGCATCGTTTATTTTATCCGATTGTTAAATGTAATACGTAATTTATAACTAATTGTTTGAAACAAATAACAAACGTATGTGTATAATTGTAGAAGCGAGGCAAATAATGCTCaaaaaacgaataattaaaaaagtttgtGCATGTGCCTTTATCATAaagaacatatacatataaaccaTTAACGATGTTGcttgaaaataattcatcGGACTTCGAATGCAAAATGTCGATAAAAATCTGTAGCTCTATCATATAAtcctattataattataacctATTGTtgtctatttatattttttatatctgtGATGTTGTCACCTTCAATTATATATCTAACGATAATCCTTTAATATCTTCTACTTTGTAAGGTTTCAGAAGTTTATGTAGTTGATCaaaatgtacaatataaaacaatacatTTAAGTTTAATCGATTATAACGttcaatattataaacataaatGATTTCTATATTTCAGAAACGAATGATAAAGGATTCAGTAAGGATGTATGCCGTAGTATGGTGGCCATGCTAGATGTAGATCACTCTGGAAAACTCGGATTTGAAGAATTTCGAACATTATGGAACGACATAAGGAAATGGAGGGTACGCTAATTTATTGCTATCAATTGTTCacaatttgaaacaaaaattagataaataGATTAGTACATGggaaagattatttttttgGTGGATCATCCACTTTccatttattaaagaaatatctgTAATTAGATGAGAACAAAAAGCTTTACAAAACATTTGCTTTTCAGgctgtatttaaattatacgaCAAAGACGAATCGGGATATTTGAGCGCGTTTGAATTGAGGCAAGCATTAAATAGCGCAGGCTATCGACTCAATAATcacattttaaatatcttgGTACATCGTTACGGAACAAAGGATGGTATGATCACCTTTGATGATTACATCATGTGCGCAGTTCGACTCAAGACAATGATAGGTAAACGAATATCGATAAATAGAATAGGAGATCTATAtcataatatagaaattaacgaatatttccatttctcaGATATTTTTAGAGAACGAGATCCAGACTTAACTAATACGGCGACATTCACAATGGAAGAATGGATAGAGAAAACGTTATACTCGTAATCTAATGCGTGTATCAAAATCATTGATAAAGATAAGAGAAGATAAATACGTTCGTATCTTTTGTCATGCTATGTATGTATTAGGAAATACTTGGCGATTCCATCACGTTTTTcatcttgaaaaattattttttctatactGCTGTTTTTCAATTTGCTGATTGTACATTGAtcaaatataaagtaaaaacgcaagatatttattaaaagaatatttgtttAGATATGTATTATTAGTAATGTTCTATAAATCTAAATGTATGACattttataaagtttatatTAGTATCACAATTCCTTTCAAAAAGTGCatagaaaagaagggaaacatacataaaattttactatctataataaataatttattctttgtatttttgtcGATACTGTTATACATGTAAAGAGAATGTGCCTTAGTTAATGTATCGTTGTACCTATAAAATCTAATTATcttaaaatgataataatttattatatcggAAACTagtctatattttatacatgctTTATCATCTCCTTCTCGTTCAATTACCGAGTATACGAAAATTATAAGATCCAAAGCTCTGTTTATATACTCCACActaaataaagtttaaaaacTCTGTATTTAGTGtaagaaatatctttttattttctttctttcacaattattgtaaaaaatttctttaccatgtatttttatgatatataaaaaaatatttttacaaaggaTATTGTAAACAACAAAAAgtttaataagataaattaaacTTACGTATTGTTGAATTCAACCGTCTGTCTATCTTGTTCCCGTTTATCTATTATACGATCAAGTAAGTCAGACCTGAAATAATGTACAACTTCTCCAATACATAATGAATTTATAATCATAAAGCAAATTCTTTTCATCACTATAACGATTCATGCTTTTATCTCGAAATATACctagaaagtaaaaaaaactgtttcaccgctttgtaaaaaatgtatccgcgaataaatattttagttgtCTCCCTAAAACACACTTCACGTATAttcgtaaatttaaatataattcaatttaatctAATTAGTATCAACGATTACTATATAATAGAACaataaaactttttttcaCAGTCACTACACAGTCATCTAAATTTTTTCACTAtggatgaaacaaatagccTAATGTTATTATCGTGAATAcacaacaaaatataattatttcgaaagGCTCACAAGTCACTTTTACACTGATTATACTgacttggaatattttttcactATCATGAAGGTAGATATAAATCTAATCTCTGCCTGATTACGACTGAGCAGCATAACTTTTAAACCATTTCTTCTTGGCGGCTTACTGACAGTTTGaataacatatataaataaatatagctGTGTGTACGTATAGCACTGTATATATTTAAGTACTATCAGGCattacgtatatgtatgtattatacagAGAAATTAGCTTTAATATTATactagaaattagaaa is part of the Bombus fervidus isolate BK054 chromosome 7, iyBomFerv1, whole genome shotgun sequence genome and harbors:
- the Calpa gene encoding calpain A isoform X2 yields the protein MERRKYTNYRYLNYIAEGVAELKLSPKLEHAKNISIEKKSTVPNIAQGKLLSYTKFSEKENLNSRSKSTKEKNTYKDKPLRTTANFIGKPYYNLGEKGSGFRPRAAVQDFSKLKQECLATGTLFEDPEFPADDSSLYFSKRPDRYIEWKRPMEIADNPQLFVEGFSRFDVQQGELGDCWLLAAVANLTMDANLFFQVVPEDQSFEENYAGIFHFRFWQYGRWVDVVIDDRLPTYRGELVYLHSAEINEFWSALLEKAYAKLHGSYEALKGGTTCEAMEDFTGGVTEMYQMDQTPPNLFSILLKAYERNSLMGCSIEPDPNILEAETPQGLIRGHAYSITRVKYVEIQTPNQFGKIPLLRLRNPWGNEAEWNGPWSDQSPEWRFIPDHEKEELGLTFDMDGEFWMSFQDFTRYFTQLEICNLNPDSLTEDDLNAGKKKWEMSVFEGEWVRGVTAGGCRNFLETFWHNPQYRITLEYPDEDDDKCTVIVALMQKNRRAQRRMGAECLTIGFAIYHLEYPERLPKPLDINFFKYNASVARSPAFINLREVTCRFKLPPGVYCIVPSTFDPNEEGEFLLRIFSENKNNMEENDDEVGVGEIDDRVREEPDPDRNADKVREFFKKLAGDDMEVDWMELKEILDFAMRKELPQSARRSEAHAPETVQGNGSFIDTLISLLCGIVCNNEQYSKIVETNDKGFSKDVCRSMVAMLDVDHSGKLGFEEFRTLWNDIRKWRAVFKLYDKDESGYLSAFELRQALNSAGYRLNNHILNILVHRYGTKDGMITFDDYIMCAVRLKTMIDIFRERDPDLTNTATFTMEEWIEKTLYS
- the Calpa gene encoding calpain A isoform X10; protein product: MERRKYTNYRYLNYIAEGVAELKLSPKLEHAKNISIEKKSTVPNIAQGKLLSYTKFSEKENLNSRSKSTKEKNTYKDKPLRTTANFIGKPYYNLGEKGSGFRPRAAVQDFSKLKQECLATGTLFEDPEFPADDSSLYFSKRPDRYIEWKRPMEIADNPQLFVEGFSRFDVQQGELGDCWLLAAVANLTMDANLFFQVVPEDQSFEENYAGIFHFRFWQYGRWVDVVIDDRLPTYRGELVYLHSAEINEFWSALLEKAYAKLHGSYEALKGGTTCEAMEDFTGGVTEMYQMDQTPPNLFSILLKAYERNSLMGCSIEPDPNILEAETPQGLIRGHAYSITRVKYVEIQTPNQFGKIPLLRLRNPWGNEAEWNGPWSDQSPEWRFIPDHEKEELGLTFDMDGEFWMSFQDFTRYFTQLEICNLNPDSLTEDDLNAGKKKWEMSVFEGEWVRGVTAGGCRNFLETFWHNPQYRITLEYPDEDDDKCTVIVALMQKNRRAQRRMGAECLTIGFAIYHLEYPERLPKPLDINFFKYNASVARSPAFINLREVTCRFKLPPGVYCIVPSTFDPNEEGEFLLRIFSENKNNMEENDDEVGVGEIDDRVINPKGDNEHEDGDKVREEPDPDRNADKVREFFKKLAGDDMEVDWMELKEILDFAMRKAVCYG
- the Calpa gene encoding calpain A isoform X5, whose translation is MERRKYTNYRYLNYIAEGVAELKLSPKLEHAKNISIEKKSTVPNIAQGKLLSYTKFSEKENLNSRSKSTKEKNTYKDKPLRTTANFIGKPYYNLGEKGSGFRPRAAVQDFSKLKQECLATGTLFEDPEFPADDSSLYFSKRPDRYIEWKRPMEIADNPQLFVEGFSRFDVQQGELGDCWLLAAVANLTMDANLFFQVVPEDQSFEENYAGIFHFRFWQYGRWVDVVIDDRLPTYRGELVYLHSAEINEFWSALLEKAYAKLHGSYEALKGGTTCEAMEDFTGGVTEMYQMDQTPPNLFSILLKAYERNSLMGCSIEPDPNILEAETPQGLIRGHAYSITRVKYVEIQTPNQFGKIPLLRLRNPWGNEAEWNGPWSDQSPEWRFIPDHEKEELGLTFDMDGEFWMSFQDFTRYFTQLEICNLNPDSLTEDDLNAGKKKWEMSVFEGEWVRGVTAGGCRNFLETFWHNPQYRITLEYPDEDDDKCTVIVALMQKNRRAQRRMGAECLTIGFAIYHLEYPERLPKPLDINFFKYNASVARSPAFINLREVTCRFKLPPGVYCIVPSTFDPNEEGEFLLRIFSENKNNMEENDDEVGVGEIDDRVREEPDPDRNADKVREFFKKLAGDDMEVDWMELKEILDFAMRKETNDKGFSKDVCRSMVAMLDVDHSGKLGFEEFRTLWNDIRKWRAVFKLYDKDESGYLSAFELRQALNSAGYRLNNHILNILVHRYGTKDGMITFDDYIMCAVRLKTMIDIFRERDPDLTNTATFTMEEWIEKTLYS
- the Calpa gene encoding calpain A isoform X1, giving the protein MERRKYTNYRYLNYIAEGVAELKLSPKLEHAKNISIEKKSTVPNIAQGKLLSYTKFSEKENLNSRSKSTKEKNTYKDKPLRTTANFIGKPYYNLGEKGSGFRPRAAVQDFSKLKQECLATGTLFEDPEFPADDSSLYFSKRPDRYIEWKRPMEIADNPQLFVEGFSRFDVQQGELGDCWLLAAVANLTMDANLFFQVVPEDQSFEENYAGIFHFRFWQYGRWVDVVIDDRLPTYRGELVYLHSAEINEFWSALLEKAYAKLHGSYEALKGGTTCEAMEDFTGGVTEMYQMDQTPPNLFSILLKAYERNSLMGCSIEPDPNILEAETPQGLIRGHAYSITRVKYVEIQTPNQFGKIPLLRLRNPWGNEAEWNGPWSDQSPEWRFIPDHEKEELGLTFDMDGEFWMSFQDFTRYFTQLEICNLNPDSLTEDDLNAGKKKWEMSVFEGEWVRGVTAGGCRNFLETFWHNPQYRITLEYPDEDDDKCTVIVALMQKNRRAQRRMGAECLTIGFAIYHLEYPERLPKPLDINFFKYNASVARSPAFINLREVTCRFKLPPGVYCIVPSTFDPNEEGEFLLRIFSENKNNMEENDDEVGVGEIDDRVINPKGDNEHEDGDKVREEPDPDRNADKVREFFKKLAGDDMEVDWMELKEILDFAMRKELPQSARRSEAHAPETVQGNGSFIDTLISLLCGIVCNNEQYSKIVETNDKGFSKDVCRSMVAMLDVDHSGKLGFEEFRTLWNDIRKWRAVFKLYDKDESGYLSAFELRQALNSAGYRLNNHILNILVHRYGTKDGMITFDDYIMCAVRLKTMIDIFRERDPDLTNTATFTMEEWIEKTLYS
- the Calpa gene encoding calpain A isoform X3; its protein translation is MERRKYTNYRYLNYIAEGVAELKLSPKLEHAKNISIEKKSTVPNIAQGKLLSYTKFSEKENLNSRSKSTKEKNTYKDKPLRTTANFIGKPYYNLGEKGSGFRPRAAVQDFSKLKQECLATGTLFEDPEFPADDSSLYFSKRPDRYIEWKRPMEIADNPQLFVEGFSRFDVQQGELGDCWLLAAVANLTMDANLFFQVVPEDQSFEENYAGIFHFRFWQYGRWVDVVIDDRLPTYRGELVYLHSAEINEFWSALLEKAYAKLHGSYEALKGGTTCEAMEDFTGGVTEMYQMDQTPPNLFSILLKAYERNSLMGCSIEPDPNILEAETPQGLIRGHAYSITRVKYVEIQTPNQFGKIPLLRLRNPWGNEAEWNGPWSDQSPEWRFIPDHEKEELGLTFDMDGEFWMSFQDFTRYFTQLEICNLNPDSLTEDDLNAGKKKWEMSVFEGEWVRGVTAGGCRNFLETFWHNPQYRITLEYPDEDDDKCTVIVALMQKNRRAQRRMGAECLTIGFAIYHLEYPERLPKPLDINFFKYNASVARSPAFINLREVTCRFKLPPGVYCIVPSTFDPNEEGEFLLRIFSENKNNMEENDDEVGVGEIDDRVINPKGDNEHEDGDKVREEPDPDRNADKVREFFKKLAGDDMEVDWMELKEILDFAMRKETNDKGFSKDVCRSMVAMLDVDHSGKLGFEEFRTLWNDIRKWRAVFKLYDKDESGYLSAFELRQALNSAGYRLNNHILNILVHRYGTKDGMITFDDYIMCAVRLKTMIDIFRERDPDLTNTATFTMEEWIEKTLYS
- the Calpa gene encoding calpain A isoform X11, with product MERRKYTNYRYLNYIAEGVAELKLSPKLEHAKNISIEKKSTVPNIAQGKLLSYTKFSEKENLNSRSKSTKEKNTYKDKPLRTTANFIGKPYYNLGEKGSGFRPRAAVQDFSKLKQECLATGTLFEDPEFPADDSSLYFSKRPDRYIEWKRPMEIADNPQLFVEGFSRFDVQQGELGDCWLLAAVANLTMDANLFFQVVPEDQSFEENYAGIFHFRFWQYGRWVDVVIDDRLPTYRGELVYLHSAEINEFWSALLEKAYAKLHGSYEALKGGTTCEAMEDFTGGVTEMYQMDQTPPNLFSILLKAYERNSLMGCSIEPDPNILEAETPQGLIRGHAYSITRVKYVEIQTPNQFGKIPLLRLRNPWGNEAEWNGPWSDQSPEWRFIPDHEKEELGLTFDMDGEFWMSFQDFTRYFTQLEICNLNPDSLTEDDLNAGKKKWEMSVFEGEWVRGVTAGGCRNFLETFWHNPQYRITLEYPDEDDDKCTVIVALMQKNRRAQRRMGAECLTIGFAIYHLEYPERLPKPLDINFFKYNASVARSPAFINLREVTCRFKLPPGVYCIVPSTFDPNEEGEFLLRIFSENKNNMEENDDEVGVGEIDDRVREEPDPDRNADKVREFFKKLAGDDMEVDWMELKEILDFAMRKAVCYG
- the Calpa gene encoding calpain A isoform X6, which produces MNHFSYGWKPEVVEPEFIQQVTSKAELGEKGSGFRPRAAVQDFSKLKQECLATGTLFEDPEFPADDSSLYFSKRPDRYIEWKRPMEIADNPQLFVEGFSRFDVQQGELGDCWLLAAVANLTMDANLFFQVVPEDQSFEENYAGIFHFRFWQYGRWVDVVIDDRLPTYRGELVYLHSAEINEFWSALLEKAYAKLHGSYEALKGGTTCEAMEDFTGGVTEMYQMDQTPPNLFSILLKAYERNSLMGCSIEPDPNILEAETPQGLIRGHAYSITRVKYVEIQTPNQFGKIPLLRLRNPWGNEAEWNGPWSDQSPEWRFIPDHEKEELGLTFDMDGEFWMSFQDFTRYFTQLEICNLNPDSLTEDDLNAGKKKWEMSVFEGEWVRGVTAGGCRNFLETFWHNPQYRITLEYPDEDDDKCTVIVALMQKNRRAQRRMGAECLTIGFAIYHLEYPERLPKPLDINFFKYNASVARSPAFINLREVTCRFKLPPGVYCIVPSTFDPNEEGEFLLRIFSENKNNMEENDDEVGVGEIDDRVINPKGDNEHEDGDKVREEPDPDRNADKVREFFKKLAGDDMEVDWMELKEILDFAMRKELPQSARRSEAHAPETVQGNGSFIDTLISLLCGIVCNNEQYSKIVETNDKGFSKDVCRSMVAMLDVDHSGKLGFEEFRTLWNDIRKWRAVFKLYDKDESGYLSAFELRQALNSAGYRLNNHILNILVHRYGTKDGMITFDDYIMCAVRLKTMIDIFRERDPDLTNTATFTMEEWIEKTLYS
- the Calpa gene encoding calpain A isoform X4, with amino-acid sequence MSYYGDGNGAALDDVFVKAAVEVKRFLPSLFNIKVLGEKGSGFRPRAAVQDFSKLKQECLATGTLFEDPEFPADDSSLYFSKRPDRYIEWKRPMEIADNPQLFVEGFSRFDVQQGELGDCWLLAAVANLTMDANLFFQVVPEDQSFEENYAGIFHFRFWQYGRWVDVVIDDRLPTYRGELVYLHSAEINEFWSALLEKAYAKLHGSYEALKGGTTCEAMEDFTGGVTEMYQMDQTPPNLFSILLKAYERNSLMGCSIEPDPNILEAETPQGLIRGHAYSITRVKYVEIQTPNQFGKIPLLRLRNPWGNEAEWNGPWSDQSPEWRFIPDHEKEELGLTFDMDGEFWMSFQDFTRYFTQLEICNLNPDSLTEDDLNAGKKKWEMSVFEGEWVRGVTAGGCRNFLETFWHNPQYRITLEYPDEDDDKCTVIVALMQKNRRAQRRMGAECLTIGFAIYHLEYPERLPKPLDINFFKYNASVARSPAFINLREVTCRFKLPPGVYCIVPSTFDPNEEGEFLLRIFSENKNNMEENDDEVGVGEIDDRVINPKGDNEHEDGDKVREEPDPDRNADKVREFFKKLAGDDMEVDWMELKEILDFAMRKELPQSARRSEAHAPETVQGNGSFIDTLISLLCGIVCNNEQYSKIVETNDKGFSKDVCRSMVAMLDVDHSGKLGFEEFRTLWNDIRKWRAVFKLYDKDESGYLSAFELRQALNSAGYRLNNHILNILVHRYGTKDGMITFDDYIMCAVRLKTMIDIFRERDPDLTNTATFTMEEWIEKTLYS